Proteins encoded in a region of the Poecile atricapillus isolate bPoeAtr1 chromosome 26, bPoeAtr1.hap1, whole genome shotgun sequence genome:
- the LOC131588443 gene encoding class II histocompatibility antigen, B-L beta chain-like: protein MDWGKDEKGEEERESTRSLERFPAACGEEDPHWGVPKPPAHPSVSISLVPSSSQPGPGRLLCSLMDFSPAHIQLSCSQGQQQLSGHVLATAVLPSGDWSQQLLVLLETVPPPLPPALSSCQVEHVSLEHPLSRHWEMPPDSTRSKMLTGIGGSLLGFVFLVLEIGFYLYKKLDILKE from the exons ATGGACTGGGGGAAGGATgagaaaggggaagaggagagggaaag CACTCGATCCCTGGAGCGATTCCCTGCGGCTTGTGGGGAGGAAGATCCGCATTGGGGGGTCCCCAagccccctgcccatcccagcgtgtccatctcgctggtgccctcgagctcccagcccggccccggccgcctgctctgctccctgatggatttctcccctgcccacatccagctgagctgctcccagggccagcagcagctctcaggccacgtgctggccactgccgtgctccccagcggggactggagccagcagctcctggtgctgctggaaaccg tgcctcccccgctgcccccggcgct ctccagctgccaggtggagcacgtcagcctggagcaccccctgagccggcactggg AGATGCCGCCAGACTCTACCCGCAGCAAGATGCTGACAGGGATCGGGGGCTCCTTGTTGGGCTTTGtcttcctggtgctggaaaTTGGCTTCTACCTGTACAAGAAG
- the LOC131588581 gene encoding zinc finger protein 239-like has translation MTLGKEEPPAQSTLLSFFPPNPEFSFPNSVQMEEEEKKPQRCRTRWGCKPSPGSCEEERSPQFQEHGQRSSQSSELGEKPHKCLECGKGFRKSSSLIQHRRIHTGEKSYECGECGKSFNHGSSLWKHQRIHTGERPYECGKCRKSFREISHLMTHQVIHTGERPYTCLECGKSFGWSSYLRAHQRIHTGERPYECPQCGKRFQTSSHVLQHERIHTEERPFRCPDCGKGFKHSSHLTVHRRIHSGERPYECPQCGKSFSQSSALTQHQRRHQ, from the coding sequence ATGACCTTGGGCAAGGAGGAACCCCCAGCCCAAAGCAccctcctctctttttttcctcctaatcCGGAATTTTCATTCCCAAACTCGGtccagatggaggaggaggagaaaaagcccCAGAGATGCCGCACGAGGtggggctgcaaacccagtccagggagctgcgaggaggaaagatccccccagttccaggaacacggccagagatccagccagagctcagagctgggggagaagccccacaagtgcttggaatgtgggaagggcttcagaaagAGCTCTAGCCTGATCCAGCACCggaggatccacactggggaaaagtcctacgagtgtggggaatgtgggaagagcttcaacCACGGCTCCAGCCTGTGGAaacaccagaggatccacactggggaacgaCCTtatgagtgtgggaaatgtaggaagagcttcagagagaTCTCTCACCTGATGacacaccaggtgatccacacaggggaacggccctacacctgcttggaatgtgggaagagctttgggtggagcTCCTACCTGAGGGcacaccagcgcatccacactggggagaggccctacgagtgtccccagtgtgggaagaggtttcagaccagctcccatGTCCTCCaacatgagcggattcacacagaggagaggcccttccgctgccccgactgcgggaagggcttcaagcacagtTCCCACCTCACtgtccaccggcgcatccacagtggggagaggccctacgagtgtccccagtgtgggaagagcttctcacagagctcagccttgacccaacaccaacggaggcaccagtaa